A genomic window from Sulfurimonas paralvinellae includes:
- a CDS encoding choice-of-anchor L domain-containing protein: MKSFSKKTIFLLLLIIIPTSSIAATACTGTTATCSYDITAAELASQIEGSGITITNPVITHGSGSQVGIFSNGINGSNLEIDEGITLTCMSVEESFTTNSSWSTSITASDTYTDADLTGIDDKAIYNPVIFEFDVTLDENTRLLLIDYQFASEEYNEYVGSQYNDAFGFFISGGDLNQTYNIARVVDNQTYVTINDINNYDTVTLNNVNNGTAGQYGTQANVNTANTAYYIDNDQNNQGGTSPVLVEYDGLTHTLHATLDNLTPGETYHFKMAIADTADAYWDTGVFINKIRGLRAPKLCYDYAYKQNERYITAEYNDSVGPYIDTDVSTSEPLEIAMYFKNQEESDLAVSNVKLNVLDINTSQAAYSSESVYVTQPGSVYPEHIADNTLGMTTTNSEILNIPIDSFDSFENFYTYFSINPQTSHLTMPIVARLDYNITIPLSATQSVTLPRSSLIDQDIPICGGGASSYKPAYGLFNIIENGLNPGKSAGDNNLFYNLNTQVVNRTPNISVVSMDENNLDTLKDINGSVIVAVDMVDLGAFHDTVASCNEESNAISKRVWTTIDNAAQAAVSLLPGEARVNATFRVSYNADGNNTGALHLIPAATDGSGNVISWNVANFPSLAGNNCLQDMDGNPNNVDTVPSWCNNAGTAAASAMDFDELVACQQCIYGYDTKFICSRDNFAVRPEAFHIQIKDQNQTVTTANEPLIGTNTSTSPLKLAAGYNYILEINATNHLDNNASRGYYTGIDTAYIWSPPVGKDISGCNDDNNYTANINFGNGIADQNTSLNQVGAYSFNISDTKWTAVDSDLNYLMDTNRTNHYLAPYSAHFLTGTDCVLNSDFVDQSAVNDNLTGCDINSTHSTHISSTQTITYNDLNISFYPYKFDINGSVTGNPILPTVGINYQAVAPIHAFVYMSDINNSADENMSYHLNGFISAAGYNDVLVGNFVEKCYATPLTITIKTTNRDLNDTEGNHVTFRARFHDVNKTTTKPITNLDVNVSDTAPNVAEFQFDTNESHFYKTSNGSIRTYLNLNYDRNVTKTVNPKAIIFLSYDVNDTNISHAFHADLLNNKTSEMKKDLNTTLPIKFYYGRAHAGKQRFEVPTDNPYTTNIYYEIYCYNAGCNLALIPSIQHVDDIRWYQNTLHVTTNDGNVSSPLTEQGAFNVTSSIPANGTNTTTANLNYNGALGYPYTTTMEINASNWLIYNENDANAQTNPFQVEFNNANSSWSGERETTTTTKASNVSKTNRRTMW, encoded by the coding sequence ATGAAGTCATTTTCAAAAAAAACAATTTTTTTATTATTACTTATCATAATACCCACATCATCAATTGCTGCAACAGCATGTACTGGAACAACAGCTACCTGTTCTTATGATATCACAGCTGCAGAATTGGCCTCACAAATAGAAGGCTCTGGTATCACTATTACGAATCCAGTTATTACCCATGGTTCTGGTTCCCAAGTAGGTATTTTCTCAAATGGAATTAATGGATCCAATTTAGAAATTGATGAAGGAATCACACTTACCTGTATGAGTGTTGAAGAATCCTTTACAACTAATAGCTCATGGAGTACTTCAATTACTGCTTCAGACACATATACTGATGCTGACTTAACCGGTATTGACGATAAAGCAATATATAACCCTGTAATCTTTGAGTTTGATGTTACATTAGATGAGAATACACGTCTTTTATTGATTGATTATCAATTTGCTTCTGAAGAATACAATGAGTATGTAGGTTCCCAATATAATGATGCTTTTGGCTTTTTTATCTCAGGTGGTGATTTAAACCAAACATACAATATAGCAAGAGTCGTTGACAATCAGACATATGTAACCATCAATGATATTAACAATTATGACACTGTCACTTTAAATAATGTCAATAACGGAACTGCTGGACAATATGGGACACAAGCAAATGTCAATACAGCCAATACAGCTTATTATATAGACAATGATCAAAACAACCAAGGAGGAACTTCTCCAGTTCTTGTAGAATATGATGGTCTTACACATACACTACATGCTACGCTTGACAACCTTACACCGGGAGAGACCTATCATTTTAAAATGGCTATCGCTGATACTGCCGATGCATATTGGGATACTGGTGTATTCATTAACAAAATACGTGGTCTACGGGCACCAAAGCTTTGTTATGACTATGCTTATAAACAAAATGAAAGATATATCACTGCAGAATATAATGATAGTGTTGGTCCCTATATTGATACTGATGTATCTACAAGCGAACCACTTGAAATTGCAATGTACTTTAAAAATCAAGAAGAATCTGATTTAGCAGTAAGCAATGTCAAACTCAATGTACTTGATATCAATACATCACAGGCAGCATATTCATCAGAGTCTGTATACGTTACACAACCAGGTAGTGTCTACCCAGAACATATAGCAGATAATACTTTAGGTATGACTACAACTAATAGTGAAATACTTAACATACCAATCGATTCTTTTGATAGTTTTGAAAACTTCTATACATATTTTTCTATTAACCCTCAAACATCTCACTTGACAATGCCTATAGTCGCTAGACTTGATTACAATATCACTATTCCACTTTCAGCTACACAAAGCGTAACTCTTCCGCGCTCAAGTCTCATTGACCAGGATATTCCAATTTGTGGAGGCGGAGCATCTAGTTATAAACCTGCATACGGTCTATTTAATATCATAGAAAATGGGTTAAATCCTGGAAAAAGTGCAGGTGACAATAACCTGTTCTATAATTTAAATACTCAGGTTGTCAACAGAACTCCAAATATATCTGTTGTTTCTATGGATGAGAACAATCTAGATACCTTAAAAGACATCAATGGTTCTGTGATAGTGGCTGTTGACATGGTGGACTTAGGAGCCTTTCATGATACAGTCGCTTCTTGTAACGAAGAGAGTAATGCTATTTCCAAGAGAGTATGGACAACAATTGACAATGCTGCACAGGCAGCTGTTTCCTTACTTCCTGGAGAAGCCCGTGTAAATGCCACATTTAGAGTGAGCTACAATGCTGACGGCAACAACACTGGAGCTTTACATCTCATACCTGCTGCGACAGATGGTAGTGGAAATGTTATATCTTGGAATGTAGCTAATTTCCCATCACTGGCGGGCAACAATTGTTTACAAGACATGGATGGCAATCCAAATAATGTAGATACAGTTCCTTCCTGGTGTAATAATGCAGGGACAGCTGCTGCATCAGCTATGGACTTTGATGAACTCGTGGCATGTCAACAGTGTATCTATGGATATGATACGAAATTTATCTGTTCACGAGACAATTTTGCTGTTCGTCCTGAAGCTTTTCATATACAGATAAAAGATCAAAACCAAACTGTAACAACTGCAAATGAACCACTGATTGGCACGAATACATCGACATCCCCTCTTAAATTAGCAGCAGGTTATAACTATATTTTAGAGATAAATGCTACAAATCATCTTGACAACAATGCATCACGAGGTTATTATACAGGCATTGATACAGCATATATTTGGTCTCCGCCAGTAGGAAAAGATATAAGCGGATGTAATGACGACAACAACTATACTGCCAATATCAATTTTGGCAATGGAATTGCCGACCAAAACACAAGTCTTAATCAAGTAGGTGCGTATAGTTTCAATATAAGTGACACGAAATGGACAGCAGTGGATAGTGACCTTAATTATTTAATGGATACAAATAGGACTAATCATTATCTTGCACCTTATTCAGCCCACTTTTTAACGGGAACTGATTGTGTTCTCAATAGCGATTTTGTAGATCAGTCAGCTGTAAATGACAATCTTACTGGATGCGATATTAACAGTACACATTCTACGCATATAAGTAGTACACAGACAATTACATATAACGATTTAAATATCAGTTTCTATCCTTATAAATTCGACATTAATGGATCAGTTACAGGCAATCCTATTCTTCCAACGGTAGGAATAAATTATCAAGCAGTAGCCCCAATCCATGCATTTGTCTATATGTCCGATATAAACAACAGTGCAGATGAAAACATGTCTTATCATCTCAACGGATTTATATCCGCAGCAGGCTACAATGATGTATTAGTAGGTAATTTTGTAGAAAAATGTTATGCAACTCCATTAACAATCACTATAAAAACAACAAATAGAGATCTTAATGATACGGAGGGTAATCATGTAACGTTTAGAGCAAGATTTCACGATGTAAACAAAACAACCACTAAACCTATCACAAATTTAGATGTCAATGTAAGTGACACTGCACCTAATGTTGCAGAGTTTCAATTTGATACAAACGAAAGTCATTTTTATAAAACATCAAATGGTAGCATAAGGACATATCTCAACCTCAATTATGATAGAAATGTAACCAAAACGGTCAATCCAAAAGCAATAATTTTTCTCTCTTATGATGTAAATGATACCAATATAAGCCATGCTTTCCATGCAGATCTGCTTAATAATAAAACTTCTGAAATGAAAAAGGATCTCAACACTACGCTACCTATTAAATTTTATTATGGTCGTGCTCACGCAGGAAAACAAAGATTTGAAGTACCGACAGACAATCCGTATACTACAAATATTTATTATGAAATCTACTGTTATAATGCAGGCTGTAATCTTGCACTGATCCCTAGTATCCAGCATGTTGATGATATTCGCTGGTATCAAAATACATTACATGTGACGACAAATGATGGTAATGTCAGTAGTCCGCTAACAGAGCAGGGAGCGTTCAATGTAACATCAAGCATCCCTGCCAACGGAACGAATACAACAACGGCAAATCTTAACTATAATGGAGCTCTTGGTTATCCATACACAACCACTATGGAAATCAATGCGTCCAATTGGCTAATTTATAACGAAAACGATGCAAATGCGCAAACAAACCCTTTTCAAGTAGAATTTAACAATGCTAATAGCAGCTGGAGTGGTGAGAGAGAAACAACCACAACCACAAAAGCATCCAATGTTTCAAAAACGAACAGGAGAACAATGTGGTAA
- a CDS encoding response regulator, producing MTRTDLVVLAVDDDIINLKLLKSMLMKSGHVKEVIEAKNGSDAIGELKARDDIDLILLDIIMPIMGGIDMLKVVRADDNLRQLPIIVLTTDETKKSEALEYGANGFLMKPIRNDDLLQKMETVIV from the coding sequence ATGACAAGAACAGATCTGGTTGTACTCGCTGTCGATGATGACATAATTAATTTAAAACTTTTAAAGTCAATGCTTATGAAAAGTGGTCATGTAAAAGAAGTAATTGAGGCAAAAAATGGTTCCGATGCCATCGGAGAGCTCAAAGCGCGGGATGATATTGACCTTATTCTCTTAGATATTATTATGCCTATTATGGGTGGTATAGATATGCTGAAAGTCGTTCGTGCGGATGACAATCTCCGTCAACTGCCTATTATTGTGCTCACAACAGACGAGACAAAGAAAAGTGAAGCATTGGAATATGGTGCAAATGGATTTTTAATGAAACCTATCAGAAATGATGACCTTCTTCAAAAAATGGAGACGGTCATCGTTTAA
- a CDS encoding hybrid sensor histidine kinase/response regulator: MNYKAAQVLQDKLSVNRELNDLINNISRERGMTVMYLGNSSPNTLKSLVKQRKIVDEKAKLYFEHIKNQPKLHDHTHGESKCPTCQRVHTLEGELKQIVEIRKLVDEQQTNFEDVYDIVYGKAEKEGIKELEEITSQQMDPIINEFSTEYISLVRANAATADERDFISYTIARSTELEEEDINKWISLIAKADAISYDTIQDKELVKKLDEILKNEDAKELFEDINSERANILTLASSGEYDTNAGVWFAMISEKTNLLSDAENTVLSSMDERAVTVKTDALQFLAITLSIWLVSIILAILGYLLSNEIARNIKNLEDVLTKVAEDTNEGDSAVNINLHTAQGTAEAYKLLEKIIEQTKLDKEAAQEASEAKSMFLANMSHEIRTPLNGIVGFTELLKDTGLREEQAEFVEIIEKSSENLLEIINNILDLSKIESNKLEIEDIVFNPIEEFESAVEVYAVRASEKHIDLGCFIDPELEQPLKGDPTKIKEVIINLLSNAVKFTSSSGAINVDIRKLDSEQDGITRVRFEVQDSGIGVTGEQKARIFEAFSQADTSITRKYGGTGLGLTISARFIELMGGQLDLHSEPGEGTTFFFTIDFEEIEVLNESSKGTFSSINALILESTHKTKRQDTYLREYLDFYGVSYTTFKDRSELEILQRQVSYDLLITDYEYANEDDLEAYSKMPEEMILLTKSYFMRKIDSMALDIFKTIYEPLNNTKLKSTLEAYNNENFKAEKAKKANRKKFNAESSKFDANILVAEDNIINQKLIKRTLEDLGLTVDIASNGLEAFQKRKDGNYDLIFMDIQMPFLDGMEATKEILEYEEDYNQPHVPILALTANALKGDRERFLRAGLDEYTTKPLVRAEIVTLLNHFLSDHIVDADEAVPANVEALKETESTQVEQEPTPIAEEELEIETPPASSEPLLMPQLDQDDEEIPAIEVEEDIQTEIDEEPIEAETAEEAAKTPSYTADILLAKKSPFETKLFTKLLDSLGYSYETAASSDELNSKIKENAYKLVLFDKESEKLDVVDFANFVKSQNEEKGITSVLILITDPSMPEDATDLSYVDETMKNIINKDTLHSVIKKFI; encoded by the coding sequence ATGAACTATAAAGCGGCTCAGGTCTTACAAGATAAACTCTCAGTAAACAGAGAGCTTAATGACCTTATCAATAATATCTCTCGTGAGAGAGGTATGACCGTAATGTATCTTGGTAACTCATCGCCAAATACATTAAAGTCTCTTGTAAAACAGAGAAAGATCGTTGATGAAAAAGCAAAGCTTTACTTTGAACATATCAAAAACCAGCCAAAACTGCATGACCATACCCATGGTGAAAGCAAATGTCCTACATGTCAAAGAGTCCATACACTAGAGGGTGAGTTAAAACAGATAGTAGAGATCAGAAAACTTGTCGATGAACAGCAGACAAACTTTGAAGATGTCTATGATATCGTTTACGGTAAAGCTGAAAAAGAAGGTATTAAAGAGCTTGAAGAGATTACCTCTCAACAGATGGATCCAATCATCAATGAATTTTCTACAGAGTATATCTCCCTTGTTCGTGCCAATGCGGCAACTGCAGATGAACGTGACTTTATCTCATATACCATTGCACGTTCAACAGAACTTGAAGAAGAAGACATTAATAAATGGATTTCACTTATAGCAAAAGCGGATGCCATCAGCTATGATACTATTCAAGATAAAGAACTCGTTAAAAAACTCGATGAGATTCTTAAAAATGAAGATGCAAAAGAGCTCTTTGAAGATATCAATAGTGAACGTGCAAACATTTTAACACTTGCATCAAGTGGAGAGTATGACACCAATGCCGGTGTATGGTTTGCGATGATATCTGAAAAAACAAACCTTCTTTCTGATGCTGAGAATACTGTACTCTCAAGCATGGATGAACGAGCTGTTACAGTAAAAACGGATGCACTGCAATTCCTTGCCATAACGCTTTCAATCTGGCTTGTCTCTATTATCTTGGCTATCCTTGGTTATCTTCTGTCAAATGAAATTGCAAGAAACATCAAGAACCTTGAAGATGTCCTTACCAAAGTTGCCGAAGATACGAACGAAGGCGACTCAGCGGTCAATATCAACCTCCACACTGCGCAGGGTACAGCAGAAGCGTATAAACTTCTTGAGAAAATCATTGAACAGACAAAACTCGATAAGGAAGCGGCACAGGAAGCTTCTGAAGCAAAATCTATGTTCCTCGCCAATATGTCGCATGAGATTCGTACACCGCTCAATGGTATTGTTGGATTTACTGAACTTCTTAAAGATACAGGTCTGCGTGAAGAGCAGGCAGAGTTTGTCGAAATCATTGAAAAATCATCTGAAAACCTGCTTGAGATTATCAACAACATTCTTGACCTCTCTAAAATCGAGTCAAATAAACTTGAGATTGAAGATATTGTCTTTAATCCTATTGAAGAATTTGAAAGTGCCGTTGAAGTCTATGCTGTGCGTGCGAGTGAAAAACATATCGATCTTGGATGTTTCATCGATCCTGAACTTGAGCAGCCGCTTAAAGGGGATCCAACTAAGATTAAAGAGGTTATTATCAACCTTCTTTCAAATGCTGTCAAATTTACAAGTTCCTCAGGAGCCATCAATGTCGATATCAGAAAACTTGACTCCGAGCAAGATGGCATCACCAGAGTACGCTTTGAGGTACAAGACAGCGGTATCGGTGTAACCGGAGAACAAAAAGCAAGAATCTTTGAAGCCTTCTCTCAAGCCGATACATCGATTACGCGTAAATATGGCGGTACAGGTCTTGGACTTACAATTTCCGCACGTTTTATCGAACTCATGGGTGGTCAACTTGACTTGCACTCTGAGCCTGGTGAAGGAACTACTTTCTTCTTTACAATCGATTTTGAAGAGATTGAAGTTCTTAATGAAAGTTCAAAAGGCACATTCTCAAGTATCAATGCGCTCATCCTTGAATCTACACATAAAACGAAACGTCAGGATACTTACCTTCGTGAATACCTTGACTTCTATGGCGTTAGTTATACGACATTCAAAGACAGAAGTGAACTCGAGATTCTACAAAGGCAGGTAAGCTATGATCTGCTTATTACCGACTACGAGTATGCAAATGAAGATGATCTAGAAGCTTACAGCAAAATGCCCGAAGAGATGATACTTCTCACCAAGTCCTACTTCATGAGAAAAATCGACTCAATGGCTCTTGATATCTTTAAAACGATCTACGAACCGCTCAACAATACAAAACTCAAATCAACGCTTGAAGCATACAATAACGAAAACTTCAAAGCTGAAAAAGCAAAAAAAGCAAATCGTAAAAAATTCAATGCCGAGTCTTCAAAATTCGATGCAAACATTTTAGTTGCCGAAGATAATATCATTAACCAAAAGCTCATCAAACGTACACTTGAAGATCTTGGACTTACAGTTGACATTGCATCCAATGGTCTTGAAGCATTCCAAAAACGCAAAGATGGAAACTATGACCTTATCTTTATGGATATTCAAATGCCTTTCTTGGACGGAATGGAAGCGACAAAAGAGATACTTGAATATGAAGAGGACTACAATCAGCCACACGTTCCTATCTTGGCTCTTACTGCCAATGCCCTTAAAGGTGACAGGGAACGTTTCTTACGTGCCGGTCTTGATGAATACACAACAAAACCACTCGTTCGTGCAGAAATAGTAACACTCTTAAATCACTTCCTTTCTGACCATATCGTTGATGCAGATGAAGCTGTTCCTGCAAATGTAGAAGCACTCAAGGAGACAGAATCAACACAAGTAGAGCAGGAACCAACACCAATAGCAGAAGAAGAGTTGGAAATAGAAACTCCTCCTGCATCTTCAGAGCCTCTTCTCATGCCACAATTAGATCAGGATGATGAAGAGATTCCTGCAATTGAAGTAGAGGAGGATATCCAGACAGAGATCGATGAAGAGCCGATAGAAGCAGAAACAGCAGAGGAAGCAGCCAAAACACCTAGCTATACTGCAGACATTCTCTTGGCAAAGAAAAGTCCATTTGAAACAAAACTTTTTACAAAACTTCTTGATTCATTGGGTTACAGTTATGAAACAGCAGCATCTTCTGATGAACTTAACAGTAAAATAAAAGAAAATGCATACAAGCTGGTTCTTTTTGATAAAGAGTCTGAAAAACTTGACGTAGTTGATTTTGCAAACTTCGTAAAATCTCAGAATGAAGAAAAAGGCATTACATCAGTACTTATTTTAATTACAGATCCGTCAATGCCGGAAGATGCAACAGATCTCAGTTATGTAGACGAAACTATGAAAAACATCATAAATAAAGATACACTTCACAGTGTAATAAAAAAATTCATATAA
- the bamD gene encoding outer membrane protein assembly factor BamD, which yields MNKSLKIFTFAVISLLIFSSCSKEVDEYNKPAAYWYGKIIQSISDGDIDKADDYYSSLQGEHIGSPLLPEATMILAIAHMHNEEYLLTEHFLNEYVKRYANENEREFAEFLKIKAKYMALPNPRRDQVLISDAISEAKSFKQKYPRSMYYSLVDSMLTNLYLADAVLNETIASLYDRIDKPKAAAYYRAIMPEKWINWDEVERANTPWYRSMFEGDGTASWYAFLIPDTQSVVSRNTVQEDSNETK from the coding sequence ATGAATAAAAGTTTAAAAATTTTTACATTTGCAGTTATCTCTCTACTCATATTTAGCTCATGCTCCAAAGAGGTTGACGAGTATAACAAACCGGCTGCCTATTGGTATGGCAAGATCATTCAGTCTATCTCCGATGGCGATATTGACAAAGCAGATGATTACTATTCTTCACTGCAGGGTGAACATATCGGTTCGCCGTTGCTGCCGGAAGCTACGATGATTCTTGCCATTGCTCATATGCACAATGAAGAGTATCTTTTAACTGAACATTTTTTGAATGAGTATGTCAAGCGTTATGCCAATGAAAACGAGCGGGAGTTTGCAGAGTTTTTAAAGATAAAAGCGAAATACATGGCGCTGCCGAATCCACGCCGTGACCAGGTGCTTATTTCCGATGCTATCAGTGAAGCAAAATCATTCAAACAAAAGTATCCACGCTCTATGTACTACTCTTTGGTAGACAGCATGCTTACAAATCTTTATCTCGCAGATGCTGTTTTAAATGAGACCATTGCGTCTCTTTATGATCGTATAGACAAGCCAAAAGCAGCAGCTTATTACCGTGCAATAATGCCGGAGAAATGGATAAACTGGGATGAAGTTGAACGTGCGAATACTCCTTGGTATCGTTCTATGTTCGAGGGTGACGGCACAGCATCCTGGTATGCCTTTTTGATTCCAGACACGCAAAGTGTCGTTTCACGCAACACAGTTCAGGAGGACAGTAATGAAACTAAGTAA
- the lon gene encoding endopeptidase La, translated as MKLSNYGEFPADIPVIAEDEIFLYPFMISPLFLSDEKNIEAATKAIDENTLVIVCPTKAEHEGEREYESLYDAGVVGSIMRKVSLPDGRVKVLFQGLARAKSLYKVSDDPLIAHVDILEPTEVNSLKIDAILEVVREKVRALSAVSNYFPPDLLRTIEENHDHNRIIDLICSTIKLKKEQAYKLFVETDTEKRFLDLIDILIDEIEANKLQKEIRSKVHTHIEKVNKEYFLKEQLKQIQKELGTDTAREEEIEEYYKKLEAKKDKMGEDAYKEIKKQLERFARMHPDSSDASMTQTYLDWVLDIPFGSFAKKALKIENVETQLDKDHFSLEKPKERIVEYFAVKELLELRGIALKKGAGAILCFSGPPGVGKTSLANSIATALKRPLIRIALGGLEDVNELRGHRRTYVGAMPGRITQGLIDAKKMNPVIVLDEIDKVSRSQRGDPTAALLEILDPEQNSEFRDYYLNFDLDLSNVIFIATANDVGRIPAPLRDRMEFITLSSYTPQEKFEIAKRYLLPQELKKHGLKKSELTISKPALRELIHSYTREAGVRNLRRRIAEMCRKAARELLKNSEIEKVSVSVKNLKEFFDKSVFEIQKTDKVPVVGVVNGLAWTAVGGDVLKIESIRIKGKGNLQLTGSLGDVMKESARIAMSVVKTLIDKRKLRISEDNIPMTYSEKTEKIKVDPSEVYKRYDLHVHVPDGATPKDGPSAGIAMVSVIASILSSRKIRSEIAMTGEVSLSGEVLPIGGLKEKLIAAHKAEMSKVLIPFKNYERDLDDIPKEVQESLEIVPVKRVEEVLKQVLI; from the coding sequence ATGAAACTAAGTAATTACGGTGAATTTCCGGCTGATATTCCTGTGATAGCCGAAGATGAGATCTTTTTATACCCTTTCATGATCTCACCGCTCTTTTTGAGTGATGAAAAGAATATAGAAGCGGCAACAAAGGCTATAGATGAAAATACACTTGTCATTGTCTGCCCGACAAAAGCGGAACATGAAGGAGAACGTGAGTATGAGTCACTGTATGATGCAGGTGTTGTCGGCTCCATTATGCGCAAGGTCTCTTTGCCGGATGGTCGTGTAAAAGTTCTTTTTCAGGGGCTTGCACGCGCAAAATCGCTTTATAAAGTATCTGATGATCCACTGATTGCCCATGTAGATATTTTAGAACCTACAGAAGTAAATTCACTGAAAATCGATGCTATTTTAGAAGTGGTGCGTGAGAAGGTTCGAGCGCTTTCTGCGGTGAGTAATTATTTTCCGCCAGATCTGCTTCGTACCATAGAAGAAAATCATGACCACAACCGTATCATAGACCTTATCTGCTCAACGATCAAACTCAAAAAAGAGCAGGCATATAAACTTTTTGTAGAGACAGATACCGAAAAGCGATTTTTGGATTTGATTGACATTCTCATAGATGAGATAGAAGCGAATAAACTACAAAAAGAGATTCGCTCAAAAGTGCATACGCACATTGAAAAGGTCAATAAAGAGTACTTTTTAAAAGAGCAGCTCAAACAGATACAAAAAGAGCTTGGAACGGACACTGCTCGTGAAGAGGAGATAGAAGAGTATTATAAAAAGCTTGAGGCGAAAAAAGACAAAATGGGCGAAGATGCCTATAAAGAGATAAAAAAACAGCTTGAGCGTTTTGCGCGTATGCATCCTGACTCGTCTGATGCTTCCATGACGCAGACTTATCTTGACTGGGTTTTAGATATTCCATTTGGCTCGTTTGCAAAAAAAGCACTTAAAATTGAAAATGTAGAGACGCAGCTTGACAAAGACCACTTCTCACTTGAAAAGCCAAAAGAGCGGATCGTAGAATATTTTGCGGTCAAAGAGCTGTTGGAGTTACGCGGCATAGCACTCAAAAAAGGTGCTGGAGCAATTCTCTGCTTTTCAGGTCCTCCGGGTGTTGGTAAGACTTCTCTTGCGAACTCCATCGCTACAGCTTTGAAGCGTCCGCTTATCCGCATCGCTTTAGGCGGACTTGAAGATGTCAATGAACTGCGCGGACACCGCCGAACGTATGTGGGTGCTATGCCTGGACGTATCACGCAAGGGCTTATCGATGCGAAGAAGATGAATCCTGTCATTGTTCTTGATGAGATAGATAAAGTTTCACGTTCACAGAGGGGTGATCCGACAGCAGCACTTTTAGAGATTCTTGACCCTGAGCAAAACAGTGAGTTTCGTGATTACTATCTTAACTTTGATTTGGATCTCTCCAACGTCATTTTTATTGCTACAGCAAATGATGTAGGCCGTATTCCTGCACCGCTGCGTGACAGAATGGAGTTCATTACACTAAGCTCTTACACGCCGCAGGAGAAGTTTGAGATAGCCAAACGCTATCTTTTACCGCAGGAGCTGAAAAAGCACGGGTTGAAAAAGTCTGAGCTTACTATCTCAAAACCGGCGCTGCGTGAGCTGATTCACAGCTATACACGTGAAGCGGGAGTAAGAAATCTTAGAAGAAGAATCGCAGAGATGTGCCGTAAGGCAGCGCGTGAACTGTTGAAAAATTCAGAGATAGAGAAAGTATCTGTATCTGTCAAGAATCTTAAAGAGTTCTTTGATAAATCAGTCTTTGAAATCCAAAAGACAGATAAGGTTCCTGTTGTAGGTGTGGTGAATGGCCTTGCATGGACAGCTGTAGGCGGTGATGTTCTTAAAATAGAGAGTATACGCATCAAAGGCAAAGGTAATTTGCAGTTAACCGGAAGTCTTGGTGATGTTATGAAAGAGTCTGCACGCATTGCGATGAGTGTTGTCAAGACTTTGATAGACAAACGTAAATTACGTATTTCTGAAGATAATATTCCTATGACCTACAGTGAAAAAACTGAAAAGATAAAGGTCGATCCGAGTGAGGTCTATAAGCGTTATGATCTGCATGTTCATGTCCCAGACGGTGCAACACCAAAAGATGGTCCAAGCGCAGGAATTGCTATGGTGAGTGTTATTGCTTCTATCTTAAGCTCACGCAAGATTCGTTCTGAGATTGCCATGACAGGTGAAGTTTCACTTAGTGGCGAAGTTCTTCCTATCGGAGGATTGAAAGAAAAGCTTATTGCAGCGCATAAAGCTGAAATGAGCAAAGTGCTTATTCCATTTAAAAATTATGAGAGAGATTTGGATGATATTCCAAAAGAAGTTCAGGAATCTTTAGAGATTGTTCCTGTAAAACGAGTTGAAGAGGTTTTAAAACAGGTTCTGATTTAG